The uncultured Methanobrevibacter sp. genome includes a window with the following:
- a CDS encoding DUF116 domain-containing protein → MIFIDSFYMFLGQLVVFIAILIVILFIVVLILGYLIARKNQIKFPRFILYIVDLLYSPFKTISRILKLDEHLIDNIAIKVRDEINKEKFRHVPAEKTLIFLPHCLRHRDCPATLQKEGLNCTKCGLCSIGVIKKKADSLGYKLYIVPGSSFVKKIVKENNFQAVIGVACHEDLNQVMMLLSDFCPQGVLLEKTGCFETKVNVKKVIEKLDSKY, encoded by the coding sequence ATGATATTCATTGATTCATTTTATATGTTTTTAGGTCAATTAGTGGTTTTTATAGCCATCTTAATCGTCATACTTTTTATTGTAGTATTGATTTTAGGATATCTAATTGCTCGTAAAAACCAGATAAAATTCCCCAGATTCATTTTATATATTGTGGATTTATTATATTCACCTTTTAAAACAATATCCCGTATCTTAAAGCTTGATGAACATTTGATTGATAATATAGCCATTAAAGTTAGGGATGAAATCAACAAGGAAAAATTCAGACATGTCCCTGCTGAAAAAACATTGATTTTTCTACCTCACTGTTTAAGACATAGGGATTGTCCTGCAACACTCCAAAAAGAGGGTTTGAACTGTACCAAATGCGGATTATGTTCAATAGGAGTTATTAAAAAGAAAGCTGATTCTTTAGGTTATAAATTATATATCGTTCCTGGGTCAAGTTTTGTTAAAAAAATAGTAAAAGAAAATAATTTCCAGGCAGTTATAGGCGTTGCCTGTCATGAAGATTTAAATCAAGTGATGATGTTACTGTCCGATTTTTGTCCGCAAGGAGTTTTACTTGAAAAAACAGGATGTTTTGAAACAAAGGTAAATGTTAAAAAAGTAATTGAAAAACTTGATTCCAAATACTAA
- the thsA gene encoding thermosome subunit alpha: MANQPIFILPEGTERYSKKDALRMNITAAKVLSGIVRTTLGPKGMDKMLVNSLGDVTVTNDGATIMREMEINQPAARMLVETAKKQEDIVGDGTTSVVVIAGELLSKAEELLDDGIATSIVVKGFRNATAKAIELLNGIAIDADDEETLKKVAVTAMSGKGSDYAKEHLADLVVKAALRIKEDGKSDIDNINIQRVSGDSVEDSFLAEGIVIDKAPVSNNMPKEVKDAKIAIMKYPIELKDINTDTKIDITSPDQFESFLLQEEQMIKDLVQKVIDSGANVLFCQKGIDDMAEHYLKKAGIMAYKRVKKSDMERIEKATGAKFVSDIDDLSPEKLGVAGRVYLDKVFDHELTFIEDCENPKASSIVLRGSTRYVTEQIARALDDALGVVAATIEEGKVLIGGGACEIDLVKQLREYGESVSGREQLAILKYAEALEVIPRTLIENAGLDTINLIADLKAAHEDSPFLGINVFTGEVEDMKDSGVIEPLRVKIQALQSAGEASEMILRIDDMIAARNALESTGPDESGNDASGMPPMPPAPGMGGMPPMM; the protein is encoded by the coding sequence ATGGCAAATCAACCAATTTTTATCCTTCCTGAAGGAACTGAAAGGTATTCAAAAAAAGATGCTTTAAGAATGAATATCACAGCAGCTAAAGTATTATCAGGTATTGTAAGAACTACTTTAGGTCCTAAAGGAATGGACAAAATGTTAGTTAACTCATTAGGTGATGTAACCGTCACCAATGATGGTGCAACTATCATGAGAGAAATGGAAATTAATCAACCTGCAGCTAGAATGCTTGTAGAAACAGCAAAAAAACAAGAAGACATTGTTGGAGATGGAACTACTTCTGTTGTTGTCATTGCAGGCGAATTATTAAGTAAAGCTGAAGAGTTATTGGATGATGGAATAGCAACTTCCATTGTTGTTAAAGGATTTAGAAATGCTACTGCAAAAGCAATTGAACTTTTAAATGGTATTGCTATTGATGCTGATGACGAAGAAACTCTTAAAAAAGTGGCTGTTACTGCTATGAGTGGTAAAGGTTCTGATTATGCAAAAGAACATTTAGCAGATTTAGTTGTTAAAGCAGCATTAAGAATTAAAGAAGATGGAAAATCTGACATTGATAATATTAATATTCAAAGGGTTTCTGGAGATTCAGTAGAAGATTCATTTTTAGCTGAAGGAATAGTAATAGATAAGGCACCTGTATCTAATAATATGCCAAAAGAAGTTAAAGATGCAAAAATCGCTATAATGAAATATCCTATTGAATTAAAAGATATTAATACTGATACTAAAATTGATATAACAAGCCCTGATCAATTTGAATCTTTCTTACTCCAAGAAGAACAAATGATTAAAGATTTAGTACAAAAAGTCATCGATTCTGGAGCTAATGTATTATTCTGTCAAAAAGGTATTGATGATATGGCAGAACATTACTTGAAAAAAGCTGGAATAATGGCTTACAAAAGAGTTAAAAAATCTGATATGGAAAGAATTGAAAAAGCTACTGGTGCTAAATTTGTATCTGACATTGATGATTTATCTCCTGAAAAGTTAGGTGTTGCTGGTCGTGTATATCTTGATAAAGTATTTGATCATGAATTAACTTTCATTGAAGATTGTGAAAATCCAAAAGCATCTTCTATTGTACTTAGAGGAAGCACCCGTTACGTAACTGAACAAATCGCAAGAGCATTGGATGATGCTTTAGGTGTTGTTGCAGCTACTATAGAAGAAGGTAAAGTCCTCATTGGTGGAGGAGCTTGTGAAATAGATTTAGTAAAACAATTAAGAGAATATGGTGAATCTGTAAGTGGAAGAGAACAATTGGCTATTTTAAAATATGCTGAAGCATTGGAAGTTATTCCAAGAACTTTAATTGAAAATGCAGGTTTAGATACTATTAATTTAATTGCAGATTTAAAAGCAGCTCACGAAGATTCTCCTTTCTTAGGTATAAATGTCTTTACTGGTGAAGTAGAAGATATGAAAGATTCTGGTGTAATTGAACCATTGAGAGTTAAAATCCAAGCACTTCAATCTGCTGGTGAAGCATCTG